The proteins below are encoded in one region of Malaclemys terrapin pileata isolate rMalTer1 chromosome 20, rMalTer1.hap1, whole genome shotgun sequence:
- the LOC128826505 gene encoding histone H3.3A, whose protein sequence is MARTKQTARKSTGGKAPRKQLATKAARKSAPSTGGVKKPHRYRPGTVALREIRRYQKSTELLIRKLPFQRLVREIAQDFKTDLRFQSAAIGALQEASEAYLVGLFEDTNLCAIHAKRVTIMPKDIQLARRIRGERA, encoded by the exons ATGGCCCGTACCAAGCAGACCGCTCGTAAATCCACTGGTGGGAAAGCCCCCCGGAAGCAACTGGCCACCAAAGCAGCCAGGAAAAGTGCGCCCTCCACTGGGGGAGTGAAGAAACCTCATCGTTACAG GCCTGGCACTGTGGCCCTTCGAGAGATCCGGCGGTACCAGAAATCCACTGAGCTGCTGATTCGCAAACTCCCGTTCCAGCGTCTGGTCCGTGAAATCGCTCAGGACTTCAAGACGGATCTGCGGTTCCAGAGTGCTGCCATCGGAGCCCTGCAG GAAGCCAGTGAGGCTTATCTCGTGGGTCTCTTTGAAGACACCAACTTGTGTGCAATCCACGCCAAAAGAGTCACCATCATGCCAAAAGACATCCAGCTGGCACGTCGTATCCGCGGCGAGCGGGCTTAA
- the LOC128826381 gene encoding thyroid transcription factor 1-like — protein METSCMEGFGQFMQVTHQPCLQPALGSSGFSVTHCVSQSSMRGYCAGTFPGPADLPAYHQDNYRNGVTNGDWYGQTQDGPYPPISRYMGPSGFNMPSTGCLGYIGEVAKSTLFLQNTSRRKRRVLFSQAQVYELEKRFELQKYLTAPEREHLAKVTHLTPNQVKIWFQNHRYKMKRQAKQRDLEQPQSPISALHKTCASSPVTSHADYGFADPELENKSTPEAHYDLPGLGQGGLRGQGLAVSPNTTAHCQPKANNRSLMFSKSW, from the exons ATGGAAACCTCATGCATGGAAGGGTTCGGGCAGTTCATGCAGGTCACTCACCAGCCTTGTCTTCAGCCTGCGCTGGGTTCTTCTGGTTTCTCCGTCACTCACTGCGTTTCTCAAAGCTCCATGCGAGGTTACTGCGCTGGGACGTTCCCAGGCCCTGCTGACCTACCAGCCTACCACCAGGACAATTACCGCAATGGAGTCACCAATGGAGATTGGTACGGCCAGACGCAGGACGGACCGTACCCACCAA TCTCTAGGTACATGGGACCGTCTGGATTTAACATGCCCAGCACTGGTTGCCTGGGATATATCGGGGAGGTGGCCAAATCTACCCTCTTCCTCCAGAACACGTCCAGGCGGAAGAGGAGGGTACTGTTCTCTCAGGCTCAGGTTTACGAGCTGGAGAAGAGGTTTGAGCTCCAGAAATACCTGACTGCTCCTGAGCGGGAGCATCTGGCCAAGGTCACCCACCTGACCCCCAACCAGGTGAAGATCTGGTTCCAGAACCACCGCTACAAGATGAAGCGGCAAGCCAAGCAGCGGGACCTGGAGCAGCCGCAGAGCCCAATCTCAGCGCTCCACAAGACCTGCGCCAGCAGCCCCGTCACCTCCCACGCTGACTATGGCTTTGCAGATCCCGAGCTGGAGAATAAATCCACTCCAGAGGCCCACTACGACCTCCCCGGACTTGGGCAAGGTGGTCTCAGAGGCCAAGGCCTGGCCGTGAGCCCCAACACTACTGCACACTGTCAGCCCAAGGCCAACAACAGAAGCCTCATGTTTAGCAAGTCGTGGTAG